From one Rhopalosiphum padi isolate XX-2018 chromosome 2, ASM2088224v1, whole genome shotgun sequence genomic stretch:
- the LOC132921506 gene encoding dmX-like protein 2 isoform X1: MNCHQILSGACNAGDRCFAVGSVEGVPFTAYAAGCNIVILASTFERVQIIPGAIHNYIRISCLDCSTDTGKIAAAYDNQICVFEPTPLVCKNSPHQLDYKWVETASWRTACRISCLSWNLEGTRLLTGGTVLQLWHQQLPDEPLEENTGMTSDGVTFEIGEEAIPMSTTTSCNCEVRGWECVWQKETATPVVHIAFSPDGTLFATAGKDDRLVKIWFENKQLLFPSKSVDQNYSMSAISNFGEPNYGFVYIAHPRAVTQLSWRKTSKYMPKGSVSNMLVTSCRDNICRLWSETVLPDDGLVNMSHFDPLAAHNPRFRTHRHKHRLLQRLKHMKACFHIRRHAKHQGDLGTGMAGSTSSTIPTLPSTFSVHDFHSYGFHGTGIIPGLHFHLAASINAETDIPLVPSLSSTDPEREPNFVLHWLNNKEMHFSLQAEAILNELTKKVVEKDDMLINEQFIISEHHDVEYSDSRRKQNKLGKSTSQDESVSDEHSCPSTHPTLSNTTSVNSFTTDTNHITTDSLDNKIECLLRDWHHSPDLLFAVHPIDGSYLIWVVDWLDEYHPGSFRQAQVSFSTRIPNAFPLGDATTMSHNVCLYHTSGSSLQLAFRDVVKTAAAAPSRSPSDVHGINGDYGDSSLPRVLEEDGDSLAGDIDLHHQNESVEPSSLTENGKPNRANSTMGEDSGTFNDIISAPPCPTLSMVTKHTNGTLNLWQLTFADKSKFSQVLSIGHASRASGHRFRVNDVTCHPVLPLLLTTSHHNLPDQETPASPLSPNPPPIAQPPSGFCSELILWRVDAVGPLSKSGGVSELARINSLQISAFSNVAWIPTLLPSTTLGTLSNSPSACFVASDGECLRVYQAVIDARTLLAEVSSSEHRSRMAADSMVSLSTDVSSENDLKHNSLHDRIKIVSQQSTARPGCIIQLDAISDATHDWQNTQFLHVFQEQLMTGERASGRGLVDAISGLDSEEPDDDFEEPFYLVVLERTVQGTTVHMWRLIIASQPENNPLSESMMYVPDSQLVQDDDDMDNSGKLGATNLGGEETTQPTLSAFAPHVSISTIKICTQELNLPDGVDVIHASPAGGHLSSASIYPACFAPYVFVTACSDSTLRFWKCKITKTADEVSYQWVEWEMIRKDRKSMIEISGQPLNISAAYSGRIACAYKYGKSFTRPSKKDPESRYVNLCVAIYECESTGGSEWLLEDTIHMKNIHLPKLHIDPSVDLTYLHDQTILSSKKHKLQSTVLKALSSEDLDGTTGRCNGRNGENETNLVKSSHGLLAVPSFSTLQSLRKSIIENGNTCPLTQKHIVQLDWVSKEDGSHILTVAVGSKIMLFTPVSSDLAQANMKAMKESQSVNRPILRKASSLVSPNFVDEIRWMKLRKIDLTTADGLPPLPMQISWVRDGILVVGMDSEMHVYSQWKPNTYMIQKNALLCCKLIHQESDELQDTRNLRDEDLRTLAHETSQRRLANVSSMPHLSRVSSINLNMLTAETKKKKLGIQNGDSSNNIQDSYMPDYGLFEASRIACPVLPQYHPKQLMELLNSGKIRWVKAILAHLVRCISTTCSVRQGAVVCSYSEEDNLTRQRGWSRSRTLSVSYAGAATSPMEPRGSTTAIPEELMLDYAEITSIPPLPLWTLLAADKENASTALKLAEDEKDYNELFNGNISTSEDNLDDILNDESEPESPRRCERQSNATEKQQCLLSHFGPKQGQLLSRLLTHTHLPGLSSLDQMHLLALADTVSTCNTDFADRFVDKTQFAKDSSAPHEGEVCSDSLDDCGLRFLLAMKHYNYLLRCLGVAQRTQFQKRGMCSADIAWAFHSESEEELLQLTPSYVRGTPRWSALKELGVGWWLRNQTLLRTCIEKIAKAAYQTNQDPLDAAIFYLAMKKKSLVWGLFRSKRDERMTQFFSNNFAEDRWRKAALKNAFALLGKQRFEHAAAFFLLAGALRDAIEVCLNKLDDLQLAMVIARLYEGEIDSTPPSLKRLLYEEILGCDQNGENQKLSMANPDPFLRSMALWILKDSTGSLNTLVQMNVGTMHPQYNDEEKQETSAANPNVFNFYVYLRTHPLLIRHYLASTYQDKKNHTVVLAGFSYGSDARCRETSDRQLMLEDSISPLERQLYFKTAHAHFKAGCPALALEVLSKLPSKIMDPSTEQSNSLVSTPTRSRDIRIDTGILMHYDVEQKPAEAVNLDVVVNHTVSAEQIDWSTPVVKPKDELVLDWSDNEEDDDDDDEITVEEPKKIVKQESMESEKSKSDSKACNLDVMAQQLKFVACLKILMEELSTLATGYEVDGGELRYHLYLWLEREVDALRHLCNYSSKDSMIIQYEGGLETSILDNREFTSTPTLKNSVDKPTLHDILLAEKIDFEAKVQRAARRKKWLKENETLLRTLLSYCSLHGAGGGGLASVRMELVLLLQELQQEKTQQQLLSPLPFPTTLPLLSASVACNKTVIADPVRYLQAQAHDMLQTVIDIRCPPLLTRMDLSYLFVLRDLSVALSACFYQSLCDSDTIAESYQSGADNPTYCSHLIAAKNRKRRYSIDEPIKVTTPPSKWPGVSSLRALLAHDKDEDAPKLNTLLCEAFVATYMGLLVYAFATCDCHILYRLVGQTFSENTWSTLFGGGVKKLLKVAPTAPKSRPNSLERENSASSDIGVWTAVTSLTKQKVRLNMKLLGQFVGSPGTPTIKEDKPTYREHFVPPEMSMISYFLNKPNLATEVQDVDYDSADSAVSDLSEDEDEECDIFDNTQDNKSKTGKTENTEHSNPYSYAWMVMRLAIMQLVQEQLHAFLTVAAIDLQELPVSSPLIHGTLRAVSQWQEILKEELESKGPPPVDYIPGCFVEQATTGPPINKYRTLLDKSNTPFHPRHGSAAPARRLWNFLVRQEFVQDLFIRSIFSRQPRAAGSSTLPTMNQEVKSCSGSETPNPHLPDPVRIIHKEQDSISAFCLNLANSSLLALATPREIQEMDISLLLESPSWLEDECEFDLVNLSRDHEHQPSSFLVIQTSIDRPLQTSPGTIIVNPLPTSPSVTGLAGQTGRGASVVQQKSIQSYSDGGTRAIKSSKNIMSMKGLNFPGCHDPRFCQFVCDRSRLLLRPVMKHRVDNIRRICPHPLLPVYLTGSQDGSVHIWEWGHPQTVAEPRAAGTFAKVTRVRFSQHGNKFGVADGDGNLSLFNVGLTSSNYRPFYTFQCHNKVTSDFVFLGSCSLIATTGHSSENRNVALWDTLLPHKKSLVTAFVCHEQGSTCIGFAPQHQVIVTGGRKGDICIFDVRGGSGSIKHRYLGHDSCLKCMTIDPHEQFYCTGAADGDIKIWNLSTHQLMYTFPAEHARSSFFKHIGQGVTQLQVDSSARLFSCGADGSMKVRQLPDRYH, encoded by the exons ATGAACTGCCATCAAATACTGAGCGGCGCCTGTAACGCTGGCGACCGGTGTTTCGCCGTCGGTAGCGTGGAAGGCGTACCGTTCACC GCTTATGCGGCTGGATGCAACATTGTGATACTGGCCAGCACATTCGAACGGGTGCAAATCATCCCCGGTGCGATACACAACTACATCCGCATTAGTTGTTTGGACTGTTCAACGGACACGGGCAAGATAGCGGCTGCCTACGACAATCAGATATGTGTCTTTGAGCCAACTCCGCTAGTTTGCAAAAATTCACCCCAT caatTGGATTATAAATGGGTGGAGACTGCTAGCTGGCGAACTGCGTGTCGTATTAGCTGTTTGTCATGGAATTTGGAAGGTACTAGGTTGCTTACAGGGGGCACTGTTTTACAACTATGGCATCAACAATTGCCAGATGAGCCCTTAGAAGAAAATactg GAATGACAAGTGATGGAGTAACATTTGAGATTGGTGAAGAAGCAATACCAATGTCAACAACAACATCCTGTAACTGTGAAGTTCGTGGTTGGGAATGTGTTTGGCAAAAAGAAACTGCAACTCCTGTAGTACACATTGCATTTTCACCTGATGGAACATTATTTGCTACTGCTGGAAAAGATGACAGACTAGTCAAAATTTGGTTTGAAAATAAACAAT tacttTTTCCATCCAAAAGCGTTGATCAGAATTACTCGATGAGTGCTATTTCTAATTTTGGTGAACCAAATTATGGTTTTGTGTACATAGCTCATCCTCGAGCTGTAACACAACTATCATGGAGAAAAACTAGCAAATACATGCCAAA gggATCTGTTTCAAATATGCTAGTAACATCATGTCGAGATAACATATGTCGATTATGGTCAGAAACTGTTTTACCAGATGATGGTTTAGTAAATATGAGCCATTTTGATCCATTAGCTGCTCATAATCCACGATTTCGAACACATAGACATAAGCACAGACTTCTTCAACGACTCAAACATatgaa aGCTTGTTTTCATATACGAAGGCATGCTAAACATCAAGGAGATCTTGGAACTGGTATGGCTGGAAGTACAAGTTCTACAATACCAACATTACCATCTACATTCAGCGTTCACGATTTTCATAGCTACGGGTTTCATGGTACTGGTATTATTCCTGGACTTCATTTTCATTTAGCTGCAAGCATTAATGCTGAAACtg ACATTCCACTAGTGCCTAGTTTATCAAGCACTGACCCTGAAAGAGAACCAAATTTTGTTCTTCATTGGCTCAATAATAAAGAAATGCATTTTTCACTCCAGGCAGAAGCaatactaaat GAACTAACCAAAAAAGTAGTTGAAAAAGATGATATGCTTATAAacgaacaatttataatatcagaACATCACGATGTCGAGTATAGTGATTCTAGACGAAAACAAAATAAGCTTGGTAAAAGTACATCACAAGATGAAAGTGTTAGTGATGAACACAGTTGTCCATCAACTCATCCTACACTGAG caataCAACATCTGTAAATTCATTTACTACTGATACGAATCATATAACCACTGATTCTcttgataataaaattgaatgtcTACTTCGTGATTGGCACCATAGTCCTGATTTATTATTTGCTGTCCATCCTATTGATGGAAGTTATTTAATTTGGGTAGTTGATTGGTTGGATGAATACCATCCTGGTTCATTTAGACAAGCCCAAGTTTCTTTTTCAACTAGAATACCTAATGCATTCCCTCTTGGAGATGCTACTACAATGTCacataatgtatgtttatatcaTACATCTGGATCAAGTTTACAGCTGGCATTTAGAGATGTAGTTAAAACTGCTGCTGCAGCACCAAGCAGATCACCCAGTGATGTTCATg gTATAAATGGAGATTATGGCGATTCAAGTCTTCCTAGAGTATTGGAGGAAGATGGTGACTCTTTAGCTGGTGACATTGATTTACATCATCAGAACGAATCAGTTGAACCATCATCATTGACGGAAAATGGAAAACCTAATCGAGCCAATTCAACTATGGGTGAAGATTCCGGAACATTTAACGATATAATATCTGCTCCGCCATGTCCAACTCTGTCAATGGTCACTAAACATACTAATGGAACCCTAAATTTATGGCAATTAACCTTTGCTGATAAATCTAAGTTCTCTCAAGTCCTAAGTATTGGCCATGCATCTCGAGCTTCTGGTCATCGTTTCCGTGTAAACGATGTGACTTGTCATCCTGTActaccattattattaactacttCCCATCACAATCTGCCTGATCAAGAAACTCCAGCTTCTCCTTTATCACCTAATCCACCTCCTATTGCTCAACCGCCATCA GGATTTTGTAGTGAACTTATATTATGGAGAGTTGATGCAGTTGGACCACTTTCTAAATCTGGTGGTGTTTCTGAACTTGCTCGTATAAATTCACTTCAAATATCAGCATTTTCGAATGTTGCTTGGATTCCAACTTTACTACCAAG tactacATTGGGCACATTATCAAATTCTCCAAGTGCTTGTTTTGTAGCATCGGATGGAGAATGTTTACGTGTTTATCAAGCTGTTATAGATGCTAGAACATTATTGGCTGAAGTATCCAGTTCAGAACACCGGAGTCGAATGGCTGCA gaCTCAATGGTGAGTTTATCAACCGATGTTTCTTCTGAAAATGATTTGAAACACAATTCATTACACGATcgtataaaaattgtttctcAACAATCTACTGCTAGACCAGGATGTATTATTCAATTGGACGCTATATCTGATGCAAcacat gaTTGGCAAAATACTCAATTTTTACATGTGTTTCAAGAACAGTTAATGACTGGAGAAAGAGCATCTGGTAGAGGCTTAGTAGATGCTATTTCAGGTCTAGATAGCGAAGAACCTGATGATGATTTTGAAGAACCATTTTATTTAGTAGTGCTTGAACGAACTGTTCAAGGTACAACTGTACATATGTGGCGTTTAATAATAGCCTCTCAACCTGAAAATAATC ctTTAAGTGAAAGTATGATGTATGTGCCTGATAGTCAACTGGTACAAGATGATGATGATATGGATAATTCAGGAAAATTAGGTGCCACAAATTTGGGTGGGGAAGAAACAACTCAACCAACATTGTCAGCTTTTGCCCCTCATGTTTCAATATCAACTATAAag ATTTGTACACAAGAATTAAATTTACCTGATGGTGTTGATGTAATTCATGCATCTCCAGCTGGAGGACATTTAAGTTCAGCTTCTATTTACCCAGCTTGTTTTGCGCCATATGTATTTGTAACTGCATGTTCAGATAGCACACTACGGTTTTGGAaatgtaaaattacaaaaacagcCGATGAAGTTAGTTACCAATGGGTTGAATGGGAAATGATAAGAAAAGATCGCAAATCCATGATagaaatatcag gtcaACCATTAAACATAAGTGCAGCATATAGTGGCCGTATTGCTTGTGCCTATAAATATGGAAAGTCATTTACTCGACCATCAAAAAAAGACCCAGAATCAAGATATGTGAATCTATGTGTGGCTATTTATGAGTGTGAAAGTACTGGTGGTTCAGAATGGTTACTAGAGGACACAATACACATGAAAAATATTCACTTGCCCAAACTTCATATTGATCCTAGTGTTGATTTGACATATTTACACGATCAAACAATACTTTCATCTAAAAAGCATAAGTTACAGTCTACTGTTTTAAAAGCGTTATCATCAGAAGACTTAGATGGAACCACTGGAAGATGTAATGGTAGAAATGGAGAAAATGAAACTAATTTAGTCAAAAGTAGTCATG GTTTATTGGCTGTTCCTAGTTTTAGTACCCTTCAGTCATTAAGAAAATCTATTATTGAAAATGGAAATACTTGTCCGTTAACACAAAAACATATTGTCCAATTAGATTGGGTTTCCAAGGAAGATGGGTCTCATATACTAACTGTTGCTGTTGGTAGCAag aTAATGTTATTTACACCAGTATCTAGTGATTTAGCTCAAGCTAATATGAAAGCAATGAAAGAGTCCCAATCAGTAAACCGTCCAATATTACGAAAAGCTTCATCACTAGTTTCTCCCAATTTTGTTGATGAAataag atggATGAAGCTTAGAAAAATTGATCTTACTACAGCAGATGGTTTGCCTCCACTTCCAATGCAAATTTCTTGGGTTCGTGATGGTATATTAGTTGTAGGCATGGACAGTGAAATGCATGTGTATTCACAATGGAAACCAAATACAT ATATGATTCAAAAGAATGCTTTGTTGTGTTGCAAATTAATACATCAAGAATCTGATGAGCTCCAAGACACTAGAAATCTAAGAGATGAAGATCTTAGAACATTGGCACAC gAAACCTCCCAAAGAAGACTGGCTAATGTAAGTTCAATGCCTCATTTGTCTCGTGTCAGCTCAATCAATTTGAATATGTTAACtgctgaaacaaaaaaaaagaaattgggTATCCAGAATGGTGACTcttcaaataatattcaagattCGTATATGCCAGATTATGGACTGTTTGAAGCAAGTCGTATTGCATGTCCAGTTCTTCCCCAATATCATCCTAAACAATTAATGGAACTATTAAATTCTGGAAAAATCAGATGGGTGAAAGCAATTCTTGCTCATCTTGTCAG ATGTATTTCAACAACATGTAGTGTAAGACAAGGTGCTGTTGTATGTTCATATTCAGAAGAAGATAATTTAACTCGCCAAAGAGGTTGGTCAAGAtcaagaacattatctgtgagCTATGCTGGAGCTG CTACAAGTCCAATGGAACCTAGAGGATCCACTACAGCCATTCCAGAAGAACTAATGTTGGACTATGCAGAAATTACTTCTATTCCTCCCTTACCTTTATGGACACTTTTGGCCGCCGATAAAGAAAATGCTAGTACTGCTCTTAAGTTAGCTGAAGACGAAAaagattataatgaattatttaatggaaatatttcaACATCAGAAGACAATCTAGATGACATATTGAATGATGAATCAGAACCAGAAAGCCCTCGTAGATGTGAGCGCCAATCTAATGCAACAGAAAAACAGCAATGTTTACTTTCTCATTTTGGGCCAAAACAAGGTCAACTTTTGTCTCGTCTGTTAACTCATACTCATTTGCCTGGTTTATCAAGCTTAGATCAAATGCATTTATTAGCTCTTGCCGATACTGTATCTACATGTAATACTGATTTTGCTGATAGATTTGTTGACAAAACTCAGTTTGCTAAAGACAGTTCGGCTCCTCATGAAGGTGAAGTGTGTTCAG atTCATTGGATGATTGTGGTCTTAGATTTTTGTTGGCCATGAagcattacaattatttactaagATGTTTAGGTGTAGCTCAGCGTACACAATTTCAAAAAAGAGGTATGTGTTCAGCAGATATTGCATGGGCATTCCATTCTGAAAGTGAAGaagaattattacaattaacacCTTCTTATGTACGAGGTACTCCACGTTGGTCAGCATTAAAAGAATTAGGTGTTGGGTGGTGGCTTAGAAATCAAACATTATTAAGAACATGTATTGAAAAA ATTGCAAAAGCAGCATATCAGACAAATCAAGATCCTTTAGATGCTGCTATATTTTATCTAGCAATGAAAAAGAAGTCCTTAGTTTGGGGATTATTTAGGTCCAAAAGAGATGAGCGAATGACTCAATTCTTTTCCAATAATTTTGCTGAAGACCGTTGGCGAAAGGCAGCACTTAAAAATGCATTTGCATTACTTGGAAAACAACGATTTGAACACGCTGCTGCATTTTTCCTTTTAGCTGGTGCTCTTAGGGATGCAATTGag GTGTGCCTAAATAAACTAGATGACTTACAATTAGCTATGGTGATTGCTCGATTATACGAGGGTGAAATTGATTCTACTCCACCCAGTCTTAAACGGCTTTTGTAtgag GAAATACTTGGTTGTGACCAAAATggtgaaaatcaaaaattatctaTGGCTAATCCAGACCCATTCTTACGTTCTATGGCTCTTTGGATACTTAAAGATTCGACTGGAAGTCTTAATACTTTAGTCCAAATGAATGTAGGTACAATGCATCCACAATACAATGATGAGGAAAAACAAGAAACTTCAGCTg caAATCCAAATGTGTTCAATTTCTACGTTTATCTTCGTACACATCCATTATTGATAAGACACTATTTGGCATCCACTtatcaagataaaaaaaatcatactgtAGTATTAGCTGGTTTTAGCTATGGTTCTGATGCCAGGTGTAGGGAAACTTCGGATCGACAA ttaatgttAGAAGATTCCATTTCACCATTAGAAAGACAACTATATTTCAAAACTGCACATGCTCATTTTAAAGCAGGATGTCCTGCACTTGCTCTTGAAGTTTTATCAAAATTACCTAGTAAAATAATGGATCCTTCTACAGAACAATCTAATA GTTTGGTCAGCACACCTACCCGTAGTCGTGACATTCGCATAGATACTGGTATCTTAATGCATTATGACGTAGAGCAAAAACCTGCTGAAGCCGTCAATCTTGATGTTGTTGTAAATCATACTGTGAGTGCTGAGCAAATAGATTGGTCTACACCGGTAGTAAAACCTAAAGACGAGCTTGTACTGGACTGGAGCGATAATGAAgaagatgacgacgacgacgatgaaatAACAGTGGAGGAACCAAAGAAAATTGTCAAACAAGAATCCATGGAAAGTGAAAAATCAAAATCTGATTCAAAAGCATGCAATCTCGATGTAATGGCACAGCAGTTAAAATTTGTTGCTTGCCTAAAAATACTTATGGAAGAACTATCCACTTTGGCTACTGGATATGAAGTAGATGGTGGAGAGCTACGGTATCATCTTTACTTGTGGCTCGAGAGAGAAGTTGACGCTTTAAGACACTTATGCAATTATAGTTCCAAAGATTCAATGATTATTCAat atgagGGAGGCCTTGAAACATCAATCTTGGATAATCGGGAGTTTACGTCAACACCTACACTAAAGAATTCTGTTGACAAACCAACCTTGCATGATATTTTACTTGCTgagaaaattgattttgaagCAAAGGTTCAAAGAGCAGCTAGAAGAAAAAAATGGCTCAAAG AAAATGAAACCCTTTTGAGAACATTACTAAGCTATTGTAGTTTGCACGGAGCTGGAGGTGGTGGTTTGGCATCAGTTCGGATGGAACTAGTTCTTTTATTACAAGAATTACAACAAGAAAAAACTCAACAACAGTTACTCTCTCCTCTGCCATTCCCCACTACTTTGCCATTATTGTCAGCAAGTGTTGCATGTAACAAGACTGTGATAGCTGATCCGGTTCGATACCTACAg gCTCAAGCACACGATATGTTACAAACGGTCATTGATATTCGATGCCCTCCTTTACTGACTCGAATGGATCTTAGTTATTTGTTTGTTCTGAGAGATCTATCAGTGGCTTTGTCAGCTTGCTTTTATCAATCCCTCTGTGATAGTGATACAATTGCTGAAAGTTATCAATCAGGCGCTGACAATCCAACGTATTGTAGCCATCTTATTGCAGCTAAAAATAGAAAACGTCGTTATAGTATAGATGAGCCTATCAAAGTGACCACTCCGCCTTCAAAATGGCCTGGGGTTTCAAGCCTACGGGCATTATTAGCACATGATAAAGATGAAGACGCGCCAAAGCTAAACACTTTGTTGTGTGAAGCTTTTGTCGCTACTTATATGGGTTTATTAGTGTATGCATTTGCCACATGTGATTGTCACATATTATACCGATTAGTAGGACAGACATTTTCTGAAAATACATGGAGCACGCTTTTTGGAGGTGGtgttaaaaaacttttaaaagttgCACCTACAGCTCCCAAAAGTAGa ccTAATAGCTTAGAACGAGAAAATAGTGCAAGCAGTGATATTGGTGTATGGACCGCAGTTACAAGCTTAACTAAACAAAAAGTACGATTAAATATGAAACTTCTTGGTCAATTTGTTGGTTCTCCTGGTACGCCTACTATCAAAGAAGATAAACCAACTTACAGAGAACATTTTGTACCTCCTGAAATGTCTATgatatcatattttttgaacaaa cctAATTTGGCAACCGAAGTACAAGATGTGGATTATGATTCGGCAGACAGTGCTGTTTCTGATTTGTCAGAAGATGAAGATGAAGAATGTGACATTTTTGACAATACACAAGACAACAAGAGTAAAACTGGTAAAACTGAAAACACTGAACACTCAAATCCATACAGTTATGCTTGGATGGTAATGCGATTAGCCATAATGCAGTTAGTCCAGGAGCAACTGCATGCATTCCTCACAGTTGCAGCCATTGATCTCcaag AATTGCCAGTGAGTAGTCCATTGATACACGGCACTCTCAGAGCAGTAAGCCAATGGCAAGAGATACTAAAGGAAGAATTAGAATCCAAAGGACCTCCACCTGTTGATTACATACCTGGTTGTTTTGTAGAACAAGCTACCACAGGCCcaccaattaataaatatagaacgCTTTTGGATAAATCAAATACTCCATTCCA tcCTCGTCATGGGTCAGCAGCTCCAGCTAGACGATTATGGAACTTTTTAGTTCGCCAAGAATTTGTTCAAGATCTTTTCATTCGAAGTATATTCAGTCGTCAACCACGTGCAGCTGGAAGTTCTACTCTACCAACTATGAATCAAGAAGTTAAATCGTGTTCTGGAAGTGAAACACCCAATCCACATTTGCCCGATCCAGTGAGAATTATCCATAAAGAACAAGATTCCATATCAGCTTTTTGCCTTAATTTG GCAAACAGTAGTCTCCTTGCACTGGCGACTCCTCGAGAAATACAGGAGATggatatatcattattacttgAATCACCTTCTTGGCTAGAAGATGAATGTGAATTTGACCTTGTTAATCTCTCTAg AGATCATGAACATCAACCATCTAGTTTCCTGGTAATTCAAACGTCTATTGATCGTCCTCTTCAAACATCTCCTGgtactattattgttaatccACTACCCACAAGTCCTAGTGTAACTGGATTAGCAGGCCAGACTGGACGAGGAGCGTCTGTG GTACAACAAAAGAGCATACAAAGTTACAGCGACGGAGGGACGAGAGCAATAAAAagctcaaaaaatattatgtcg